The Helianthus annuus cultivar XRQ/B chromosome 16, HanXRQr2.0-SUNRISE, whole genome shotgun sequence genome includes a window with the following:
- the LOC110915742 gene encoding cold-regulated 413 plasma membrane protein 1-like → MMKSPNNYLKMTTDPTVSASLINSDLKEIGEATKKFANHVIHLGVRGGFVTTVLQWFAFGAAVYLLILDRTNWRTNMLTSLLVPYIFLTFPDWLFGILHGDVGKWITLVGVILRLFFPNHFPEYLYLPGCLLLLIVISPSFVAGYVRAGWIGVIICLGIGCYLLQEHIRASGGFRNAFTKSNGLSNTIGIVLLFVFPVWALITLI, encoded by the exons ATGATGAAAAGTCCAAACAACTACCTGAAGATGACCACTGATCCAACCGTATCAGCGTCCTTAATCAACTCCgatctcaaagaaatcggagaagCAACCAAAAAATTTGCTAATCACGTCATCCACCTCGGAGTCAGAGGCGGTTTCGTCACCACCGTTCTTCAATGGTTCGCCTTCGGTGCCGCCGT TTATTTGCTGATACTGGATCGTACAAACTGGAGGACCAATATGCTGACGTCACTTCTCGTTCCGTACATATTCCTGACGTTTCCGGACTGGCTGTTTGGAATCTTACA TGGAGATGTTGGCAAATGGATCACTCTTGTTGGTGTCATATTACGTCTCTTCTTCCCTAATCATTTTCCAG agtaTTTGTATTTGCCTGGATGTTTGCTTCTTCTGATTGTGATATCTCCAAGCTTTGTTGCTGGTTACGTAAGAGCGGGCTGGATCGGTGTGATCATCTGCTTAGGAATTGGATGCTATCTGCTTCAAGAACACATCAGAGCTTCTGGTGGATTCAGGAATGCATTTACCAAGAGCAACGGGCTTTCGAACACTATTGGTATCGTTCTTCTGTTCGTTTTCCCTGTTTGGGCTTTGATCACTTTGATCTAA
- the LOC110919074 gene encoding uncharacterized protein LOC110919074, whose translation MSLCKSDDASKQTETLNFEKNEDSANKTTEPAAPSDSKCKSLEATDSEKLESVDSRESSCESSGAANSTAEDSAEPLQNESNSSGSAESSSETVTEPTTSEIETIRPVPDFNCVNATDASTSCADEVKVEDWVEGDDIVCQKANDVCSKTSNLSVDAPPYVRKVVSEPALRGPSNKYVPPKPTIRNENAKSSECTNCCKQRHMKQAVNKSSNKSYNSNSSSVGSNGSGYAPYVKKQTCYNCGIPSHIARNCTHHPYVSYYTQHQRVTPRDRSYSKPMKVEKPKAMMSKRPKVKLSDGD comes from the coding sequence ATGTCTTTGTGTAAATCAGATGATGCCTCTAAGCAAACAGAGacattgaattttgagaaaaatgaagACTCGGCTAATAAAACGACTGAGCCAGCTGCACCATCTGACTCCAAATGTAAATCACTAGAAGCAACTGATTCTGAGAAATTGGAATCAGTTGATTCTCGTGAATCCAGCTGTGAGTCTTCTGGAGCAGCCAACTCAACAGCAGAGGATTCAGCAGAGCCACTACAAAATGAAAGTAACTCAAGTGGTTCAGCTGAATCAAGTAGTGAAACAGTGACTGAGCCCACAACGTCTGAAATTGAAACAATAAGGCCGGTTCCTGATTTTAATTGTGTGAATGCTACTGATGCCTCTACTTCATGTGCAGATGAGGTAAAAGTAGAGGATTGGGTTGAGGGGGATGATATTGTTTGCCAAAAGGCTAACGATGTTTGTTCTAAAACATCAAATTTGTCTGTTGATGCTCCTCCATATGTGAGAAAGGTTGTTTCTGAGCCAGCTTTGAGAGGTCCTTCAAATAAATATGTGCCTCCAAAGCCAacaattagaaatgaaaatgctAAATCTAGTGAATGTACTAACTGTTGTAAACAGAGACATATGAAGCAGGCTGTAAACAAATCATCCAACAAATCTTATAACTCAAACTCATCATCAGTTGGATCGAATGGATCGGGATATGCTCCTTACGTAAAGAAGCAAACATGCTACAACTGCGGCATACCTAGTCATATTGCAAGGAATTGCACACATCATCCCTATGTGTCATACTATACACAAcatcagagggttacaccaagGGATCGATCTTATTCTAAGCCTATGAAGGTGGAAAAGCCTAAGGCAATGATGAGTAAGCGTCCCAAGGTTAAACTATCTGATGGGGATTGA